The following are encoded together in the Arcticibacterium luteifluviistationis genome:
- a CDS encoding Gfo/Idh/MocA family protein, translating to MKSKKNNSSRRDFIKKGAIASSFFVVPRHVLGGVGFTAPSDQLNLAAIGAGGKGASDIRNASVKGRERVVALCDVDFSGSASSSVKAFPKAKLYADYREMLDKEKDIDAVTISTPDHVHGPAAKYAMERGVHVYVQKPMTHNIREARILTEMARDKKIVTQMGNQGGSNELLGLVQKWVDSDALGKISKVQVWSNRPVWPQGNAMPEPNASLKPKDFNWDLWLGPNEFKPFTPNMHPFNWRGWWDYGTGALGDVGCHLIDIPFRTLNLKYPTAAECSVASIYSEMWNADYHPEGCPPSSFITLKFGATAKSKSPIELTWSDGGIRPSHPDIIPANDDIGGKDSQNGVLIIGEKGIISTNINDSSPLMPKLYLNDGTTEFGPEVEKSDEPEYGHHRKWVDACKAGFKSSEHLGLTSSFDYAGPMTETVLMGNLAIRSYMLRKENSKGKMDFFARKKLLWDGENMRITNLEAANQFVGRTYRKGWEV from the coding sequence ATGAAATCAAAAAAGAATAATTCCTCAAGAAGGGACTTCATTAAGAAAGGAGCCATCGCTTCTTCTTTTTTTGTAGTACCTAGACATGTTTTAGGTGGAGTAGGCTTCACCGCTCCAAGTGACCAGTTAAACCTAGCAGCCATAGGTGCTGGTGGTAAGGGAGCCAGTGATATCAGAAATGCTTCTGTAAAAGGTCGTGAAAGAGTAGTAGCTCTATGTGATGTAGACTTTTCGGGTTCTGCATCTTCCTCAGTAAAAGCTTTTCCTAAAGCAAAACTTTATGCAGATTATAGAGAAATGCTAGATAAGGAAAAAGATATAGACGCAGTTACTATTTCTACTCCTGACCATGTTCACGGTCCAGCAGCTAAATATGCTATGGAAAGAGGTGTTCACGTGTACGTTCAAAAGCCAATGACGCATAATATTCGTGAAGCAAGAATATTAACAGAAATGGCTAGAGATAAAAAAATTGTAACTCAAATGGGAAACCAAGGAGGTTCTAATGAACTTCTAGGTCTAGTTCAAAAATGGGTTGACTCTGATGCCTTAGGTAAAATTTCAAAAGTTCAGGTTTGGTCTAACAGACCAGTTTGGCCGCAAGGGAATGCCATGCCAGAGCCAAATGCAAGTTTAAAACCAAAAGATTTTAATTGGGATTTATGGCTAGGACCTAATGAGTTTAAACCTTTCACTCCAAACATGCATCCATTTAACTGGAGAGGCTGGTGGGATTATGGCACTGGAGCCCTAGGAGACGTAGGATGTCACTTAATTGATATTCCATTCAGAACATTAAATTTAAAATACCCTACAGCAGCGGAGTGTTCTGTAGCTTCTATTTATTCTGAAATGTGGAATGCAGATTACCACCCAGAAGGTTGCCCTCCATCTTCTTTTATTACGCTAAAATTTGGTGCTACTGCTAAAAGTAAATCACCAATAGAACTGACATGGAGCGACGGAGGTATTAGACCTTCTCACCCAGACATTATCCCTGCCAATGATGATATCGGAGGAAAAGACAGTCAAAATGGTGTTTTAATCATTGGTGAGAAAGGAATTATTTCTACCAATATTAACGACAGTTCTCCATTAATGCCAAAACTTTACCTAAATGATGGCACTACGGAATTTGGACCAGAAGTAGAAAAAAGTGATGAGCCAGAATACGGTCACCACAGAAAATGGGTAGATGCGTGTAAAGCAGGCTTCAAGAGCTCTGAACACCTAGGTCTAACATCTTCTTTTGACTATGCAGGACCTATGACAGAAACGGTACTGATGGGTAACTTAGCTATCAGAAGTTACATGCTTAGAAAAGAAAACAGTAAAGGAAAAATGGACTTCTTCGCCAGAAAGAAACTTCTTTGGGATGGTGAAAACATGCGTATCACTAACCTAGAAGCTGCTAATCAGTTTGTAGGAAGAACTTACAGAAAAGGCTGGGAAGTATAA
- a CDS encoding RNA polymerase sigma factor, which yields MDKHQDILEKVAEGDGEAFKQLYDIYSAKVYNLALMYTQNVENAEEISQDVFLKIYQNASKFKGGSAVGTWVYRITVNTSLNSIKKGKKWITSELSENEFLQADFEHPGVLLENKENAKALFKAIEELPESQKMAFILAQIEEMPQKEVALAMDLSVKAVESLLQRAKGNLKKSLENLYPHRRKKKK from the coding sequence TTGGATAAACATCAGGACATCCTAGAAAAGGTAGCTGAAGGCGATGGAGAAGCCTTTAAGCAGCTCTATGATATTTATTCTGCCAAGGTTTATAACTTGGCCCTGATGTACACTCAAAATGTAGAGAATGCTGAAGAAATCTCTCAGGACGTTTTTCTTAAAATTTATCAGAACGCAAGCAAATTTAAAGGAGGGTCTGCCGTGGGTACCTGGGTTTATAGAATCACCGTAAACACATCGCTGAACTCTATCAAAAAAGGTAAAAAATGGATAACGTCTGAGCTTTCGGAAAATGAATTTCTACAAGCCGACTTTGAACATCCAGGAGTGCTATTAGAGAATAAAGAAAACGCTAAAGCTTTATTCAAAGCTATTGAAGAGCTTCCCGAATCACAGAAAATGGCTTTCATTCTAGCCCAAATAGAAGAAATGCCGCAGAAAGAAGTAGCCCTTGCCATGGACTTATCAGTTAAGGCTGTGGAGTCTCTTTTGCAAAGAGCCAAGGGTAATTTGAAGAAAAGTTTAGAAAATTTATATCCTCACCGAAGGAAAAAGAAAAAATAA
- a CDS encoding 3-keto-disaccharide hydrolase, which produces MKITTLGLALAIPVALYSCSGSTSESTETTEATAEVASSEDGFVSLVDGDNLDAWIGDKAVYTAKDGVLSVNPEEKGTEGSGGNLLTEKEYSDFVFKFEFQLTPGANNGLGIHAPLEGDAAYEGIELQILDNTADKYADLHDYQYHGSVYGVIPAKRGFLKPVGEWNEEVVTVKGSNITVVLNGTTILDGDYLEASKNGTLDGKEHPGLARTSGHVGFLGHGEVLSFKNIFIKDLSK; this is translated from the coding sequence ATGAAAATCACTACGCTTGGCTTAGCTTTAGCCATACCCGTTGCTCTTTATTCTTGTTCTGGTTCTACCTCAGAATCAACCGAAACTACAGAAGCCACTGCCGAAGTTGCTAGTTCTGAAGACGGTTTTGTCTCACTTGTTGATGGTGATAATTTAGATGCCTGGATTGGTGACAAAGCTGTTTACACAGCCAAGGACGGTGTACTCTCTGTAAATCCTGAAGAAAAAGGAACAGAAGGAAGTGGAGGAAATCTACTTACAGAAAAAGAGTACAGCGATTTCGTTTTCAAATTCGAATTTCAATTGACGCCAGGTGCAAATAACGGGCTAGGCATTCACGCTCCATTAGAAGGAGATGCAGCCTATGAAGGAATTGAGTTACAAATTTTAGATAATACCGCAGATAAGTATGCAGACCTTCATGACTACCAATATCATGGTTCTGTTTATGGCGTAATTCCAGCCAAAAGAGGTTTTCTGAAGCCAGTAGGCGAATGGAATGAAGAAGTGGTAACCGTAAAAGGTTCAAACATAACAGTAGTTTTAAATGGTACAACTATCTTAGATGGCGACTACCTAGAAGCTAGTAAGAATGGTACTTTAGACGGGAAAGAACATCCTGGTTTAGCCAGAACTTCAGGTCATGTTGGATTTTTAGGACATGGTGAAGTCCTTTCTTTCAAAAACATTTTCATAAAGGATCTTTCAAAATAA
- a CDS encoding 3-coathanger stack domain-containing protein, whose protein sequence is MKKNLLHTFLITLCGIQALAQAPSLSWQKNIGGSAGEFDLICSQNFQGDIFIAGTTYSSSSGDIPLNNGGADIYIAKLNASGNESWSYNFGGSLDDSPISIAPTSDGGVIILCYVTSTNVGGDFNQAGVWLLKLNNDGSTGFKTFYGGNPNLKGKVIQTSDGGFIFHSIKTVGVNGLESWVYKTHSDGTYDWDATYGGTSDEFAADILEYGGDYYVLGESNSSTVNGKSNHGLSDLLLLKINSTGVNQWTRLMGGNGNDGGVRLVLDDAKNLLILGYNSSIGGNVLENNGGIDFWIINMDTTGFSSNNYSVGKINDDYPSDIYFNESTFSGVVVGETYSSGWSPAPYTDPTISNFLVAELIPFGGTAWKDALGGSDSDAPTSIIGTIDGGLLISGHSYSNDGDLTIGSNKGGADFWLVKLAYPCSDELNLNAASFSKSISRTAESSINTNSQFTGSQTKVKLRSSHIQLEPGFKVEPGTVFETEIGGCPP, encoded by the coding sequence TTGAAAAAGAATCTACTTCACACTTTCCTGATTACCCTATGTGGTATTCAAGCTTTGGCTCAAGCCCCTAGCCTAAGCTGGCAGAAAAACATTGGCGGTTCAGCTGGTGAGTTTGACCTAATTTGTAGCCAAAATTTTCAGGGAGATATTTTTATTGCTGGGACTACTTATTCCAGTTCCTCTGGTGATATACCCTTAAATAATGGTGGAGCAGATATTTATATAGCTAAACTTAATGCTAGTGGAAACGAATCTTGGTCATATAATTTTGGAGGTTCACTAGATGATTCCCCAATTTCAATAGCTCCAACATCAGATGGCGGTGTAATTATTCTTTGCTATGTGACTTCCACAAACGTTGGAGGTGACTTTAATCAAGCTGGCGTATGGCTTCTTAAACTAAATAATGATGGAAGCACAGGCTTTAAGACTTTTTACGGCGGAAACCCAAACCTCAAAGGAAAAGTAATTCAAACCTCAGATGGTGGATTTATATTTCACTCAATTAAAACTGTAGGTGTAAATGGCTTAGAATCTTGGGTTTATAAAACTCATTCAGATGGAACGTATGACTGGGATGCAACTTATGGTGGAACGTCAGATGAATTTGCCGCTGATATTCTAGAATATGGTGGTGACTATTATGTATTGGGTGAAAGTAATTCAAGCACCGTAAATGGAAAATCGAATCATGGATTAAGTGATCTATTATTATTAAAAATCAATTCGACAGGTGTAAACCAATGGACACGTCTAATGGGTGGTAATGGAAATGACGGAGGGGTTAGGTTAGTACTGGACGATGCAAAAAACCTCCTAATTTTGGGTTATAATTCGAGCATAGGTGGAAATGTTTTGGAAAATAATGGAGGCATAGACTTTTGGATTATTAATATGGATACAACTGGTTTCTCGTCAAACAATTATTCGGTTGGTAAAATAAATGACGATTATCCATCAGATATTTATTTTAATGAATCTACTTTCAGTGGCGTAGTGGTTGGCGAAACATATTCTTCAGGATGGTCTCCAGCTCCCTATACCGATCCAACTATATCAAATTTTTTAGTTGCTGAATTAATTCCTTTTGGTGGAACTGCATGGAAGGATGCTTTAGGAGGTAGTGATTCTGATGCTCCTACAAGCATTATTGGAACTATTGATGGAGGTCTATTGATTTCTGGACACTCCTACTCTAATGATGGAGATTTAACAATAGGTAGTAACAAAGGTGGGGCAGACTTTTGGTTAGTAAAACTAGCTTACCCATGTTCTGATGAATTAAACCTTAATGCTGCTAGCTTCTCAAAAAGTATTAGTAGAACGGCTGAAAGCTCCATAAATACCAACTCACAATTTACAGGCTCTCAAACTAAGGTAAAATTACGGTCCAGTCATATTCAGTTGGAGCCTGGATTTAAAGTAGAGCCTGGTACTGTGTTTGAAACGGAGATAGGCGGATGCCCTCCTTAA
- a CDS encoding DNA polymerase III subunit gamma/tau, with protein MEQFVVSARKYRPVTFDSVVGQSHITTTLKNAIKTEHLAQAFLFCGPRGVGKTTCARILAKTINCQNVGADTEPCNECTSCKNFAQNASFNIHELDAASNNSVEDIRNLIDQVRFPPQDGKFKVYIIDEVHMLSSAAFNAFLKTLEEPPSYAIFILATTEKHKILPTILSRCQIFDFNRIQIKDMASHLAEISTKEGIESEPEALELIAQKADGGLRDALSMFDLNVTFSTDKKLTYAEVLENLHVLDYDYYFKITDALFAGDLSESLLVLNEILEKGFDGHQFVTGLNGHFRNLLVGKDSRTIDLMEVSTSVKQKYLDQTKKLSQGFLMSALSIGSQVDLSYKSAKNQRLHVEIGLMKMASISQVLNLSTLPNGEAEKKNSTSLSSSNKSEDSIPAEVTKVPPPPVEKKAAVGTKPKFKSSKLRSTVDLEEEVLKTEIKTVAKKENAQEIVANKPYTLEDVKAGLLACTKIMQRQSQQMILKSNFDLSEEGVITLKLVNQTLMDLFDESKQDILDFVRKQIQNNSLQLTAILVAAKNEGKPRTEQEKFKAMLDKNPALKDFKDELGLDLIY; from the coding sequence ATGGAACAGTTCGTAGTATCAGCACGAAAATATAGGCCGGTAACTTTTGATTCAGTAGTGGGTCAAAGTCATATTACCACCACGCTTAAGAATGCAATTAAGACGGAGCACCTTGCTCAAGCGTTTCTTTTTTGCGGACCAAGAGGTGTGGGTAAAACTACCTGTGCTAGAATTTTAGCCAAAACTATCAACTGCCAAAATGTAGGAGCAGATACAGAACCTTGTAACGAATGCACAAGCTGTAAAAACTTTGCTCAAAACGCCTCTTTCAATATACATGAATTAGATGCTGCCAGTAATAACTCGGTAGAGGATATTAGAAATCTGATAGACCAAGTTCGCTTTCCTCCACAAGATGGAAAGTTTAAAGTCTATATTATTGATGAGGTTCACATGCTGTCTTCAGCTGCGTTTAACGCTTTTTTGAAGACATTAGAAGAGCCACCATCGTATGCCATTTTTATATTGGCTACCACGGAGAAGCATAAGATTCTTCCAACGATATTAAGCCGTTGTCAAATATTTGATTTCAATAGAATTCAGATAAAAGATATGGCTAGTCATTTAGCTGAAATTTCAACCAAGGAAGGTATTGAGTCAGAGCCAGAGGCATTAGAGCTTATTGCTCAAAAGGCAGATGGAGGACTGAGAGATGCTCTTTCTATGTTTGATTTGAACGTAACGTTCTCTACAGATAAGAAACTTACCTATGCGGAGGTTTTAGAGAATCTTCACGTTTTAGATTATGACTATTATTTCAAAATAACCGATGCTCTTTTTGCGGGAGACCTTTCAGAGAGTTTGTTAGTTTTAAATGAAATCTTAGAAAAAGGTTTTGACGGACATCAGTTTGTCACTGGTTTAAATGGACATTTCAGAAATCTTTTGGTAGGGAAAGACTCAAGAACCATCGATTTAATGGAAGTCTCTACTTCTGTGAAACAGAAATATTTGGACCAAACTAAAAAACTAAGTCAAGGTTTCTTGATGTCTGCATTGAGTATAGGTAGTCAAGTTGACTTATCTTATAAGTCGGCCAAAAACCAACGACTGCATGTGGAGATAGGGCTCATGAAAATGGCCAGTATCTCTCAGGTACTTAACTTAAGCACGCTTCCAAACGGGGAGGCTGAAAAAAAAAACTCAACTAGTTTAAGTTCTTCAAATAAATCAGAGGATTCTATACCTGCAGAGGTTACAAAGGTACCACCACCGCCTGTTGAAAAGAAAGCTGCGGTGGGAACAAAGCCTAAATTCAAGTCTTCCAAGTTGCGGTCTACGGTAGATTTAGAAGAAGAGGTTCTCAAAACAGAAATTAAAACTGTAGCAAAGAAAGAGAACGCTCAAGAGATAGTTGCTAATAAGCCATATACTTTAGAGGATGTTAAGGCAGGATTACTTGCCTGTACCAAAATAATGCAGCGTCAAAGTCAGCAAATGATTTTGAAGAGTAATTTTGACTTAAGCGAAGAGGGTGTGATTACCTTGAAGCTGGTAAATCAAACGCTGATGGATTTGTTTGACGAGTCAAAGCAAGATATCCTTGATTTTGTGCGTAAGCAGATTCAAAACAATTCTTTACAACTTACTGCTATTTTAGTTGCAGCTAAAAACGAAGGTAAACCTCGTACAGAGCAAGAGAAATTCAAAGCAATGCTAGATAAAAATCCAGCTTTGAAAGATTTTAAAGATGAATTGGGCTTAGACCTTATTTATTAA